The Brassica napus cultivar Da-Ae chromosome C1, Da-Ae, whole genome shotgun sequence DNA segment AAACAAGTCACCCAAATCCACAAAACCTAACCCACTCTTTGCTTACAGGTTATGTCCTGACTCCACCATCTCTATctcatgaattttaaatttttgaaaaaaaaaaacaaatgaaaatattggAACTCGAACAAACATTTCTTGAAATATGGAACTGCTCCTCCTATCTTTAAAATAACTGCGGTCACAGGTTTGGGCAAttctaaccaaaaaaaaaacagcaacaTGGAGTATGTAGAAGCATTCCTCAGTGATTTCTCCGTCGATGACCTTCTTGACTTGTCTAACACGGACGCTTTCGTACGAGAGAAGTCGTCTTCTTcaccaagagaagaagaacgTGAGAAAGCTAACAGCTCTTCCGACCAAATCACCCTTCTTTCACCTCTCGATGATATCTTATCTCTTCCCGGCTCTGGCCCTAAGCTCAACGTTCCAGTGAGTCCACTTGCGCACTATGTTTCCCTTTCCCCTGTTTTTCCTCTGTTTTACTCtgtttttgctctgtttttactctgtttttgctctgttttaaaattatcttcttcttttttatgtaAAGGTTGGTGATTTGGAAGACCTAGAGTGGCTATCAAATTTCGTGGATGATTCTTTTTCAGATTATCATGACTTTCCAGTGAATCCAGTTGCGTCGGTGGAGGTTCAAAGGCAGCACGTTCCGGTTAAACCCCGAAGCAAACGACGTCGTACTAATGGCCATCTATGGTCTCTGGAGTCACCGTACTCCTCCTTGTACACCGCTGTCTCcaccgagaagaagaagagagggagaCCGAAGGCAGAGACGTCGTCCGGGGACGGTGTCCAGCAGCAGACGAGGCGGTGCTGCAGCCATTGTGGGGTCCAGAAAACGCCTCAATGGAGGATGGGTCCGTTAGGTGCGAAGACGCTGTGTAATGCGTGTGGGGTCCGGTTTAAGTCGGGTCGGCTTTTACCCGAGTATAGACCCGCTTGTAGCCCGACGTTTTCGACTGAGATTCACTCTAACTCACACAGGAAAGTGTTGGAGCTGCGACTGACGAAAACGGCGGATCAGGGTCAGGGTTGACCCGTTGTAACCGAGGTTTTTAATTTAGTCTCATGTCAACGAATCATATGCATGATGTAATGTTATTAGATAGACTACACCAGTAAGTTATGATAATATAATCAGAGAGATCGTAGGTTGTTCCATATTCATGCGTTTGAGTTATCAAATACTTGACCGGGTTATGCTAGTGAAAGAATTGGGaactcttaaaaa contains these protein-coding regions:
- the LOC111203071 gene encoding GATA transcription factor 7-like, producing the protein MTRHCQTSHPNPQNLTHSLLTGLGNSNQKKNSNMEYVEAFLSDFSVDDLLDLSNTDAFVREKSSSSPREEEREKANSSSDQITLLSPLDDILSLPGSGPKLNVPVGDLEDLEWLSNFVDDSFSDYHDFPVNPVASVEVQRQHVPVKPRSKRRRTNGHLWSLESPYSSLYTAVSTEKKKRGRPKAETSSGDGVQQQTRRCCSHCGVQKTPQWRMGPLGAKTLCNACGVRFKSGRLLPEYRPACSPTFSTEIHSNSHRKVLELRLTKTADQGQG